The Pseudomonas sp. GD03919 region TGCGCGTGGCGCAGCGCCTGCAGGTGCCGGTGATCGCCACCGAGCAATATCCCAAGGGGCTGGGCTACACCGAGCCGGCCCTGCATGAACTGCTGCCAGGCGATGGCCTGCGCGAGAAGATTCATTTTTCCGCCACCGCCGGGGCCGGGCTGTTCGATTTGCCCGGTGGCGAGCGCCAGCAGTTCATCGTTTGCGGCACGGAAACCCATGTTTGCGTGCTGCAGACGGTAATGGGCCTGCTGGCGGCCGGGCGTGAAGTATTCGTGGTGGATGAAGCCGTCGGCTCACGCCGCCCGCGCGACAAGGCGCTGGGCCTGGCTCGCATGGAGCGTGCCGGGGCGGTGATCGTGTCGCGTGAGATGGTCGCCTTCGAGTGGCTGGAACAGGCTGGCACCGAGCTGTTTCGCGAGGTCAGCAAGGGCTTTATTCGCTGATCATTGACTGCTCATTTTGGGGGGGGCCCGCCTTCGCGGGGATGACGGCTGTCTGGAAGTTTCGTCATTCCCGCGCAGGCGGGAATCCAGGCACCCCGTTTTTTCGGTTATGGCGCGGCATTTCCGGCACGGGCTGGTAGTGGCCAGGCTGCAGATCGTCGAAGTACTGCTGGTAACGGCCGTCGTCGCGAAACTGCTGCAGGCGGGCGTTGAAGCGTTCGCGTAGCACGTCGCTTTGCGCCAGTTGCCTGGGCAGCATCAGGTAACTGCGATTGACCAGCAGCGGCTTGCGGTGATGGGTGATGCGCTCGGCCTCCGCGCTGCTGAACGTGTTGCGCAGCGCGGCGTAACCGACATTGATCTCCTGCGGGTAGAGCCCCACGCGCTTCTTGAGCAGCTTTTCGAAGTTCTGTCGGTCGCTGGAGACCCGTTCGAGGCGTACCTTGCCTTTGGCGAGAAAGGCATCGAACGCCGGCCCATAGCTGTATTCCAGGCCGCCGCCGAGGGTCATGCCGCTGAGGTCATCGAAGTGCTGCCAGTCGAAGGGCTGCGTTTTCAAGTGAAAGAACACGAACTGTTCATCGAGCAGGGCGCTGCTGAGCATGGCCGTGGCCGGGCTTTGGCTGGCGCTGGGCGGCTGGATGCCCTGGTAAGACGAGCAGTGCGCACGGCACATCCTGCGGCCCAACCCGGCATCAACGGCGCCTCCGGGTAGGGTGCGCAGTGCGCACCAGTAGGTCTCAGCGCCAGCGGCTGTCGCGCCAGGCGCAGCGGGCTTGTCCGTCCTTGAACGTCCAGGCCACCAGGCGGCTCTGCTTCTGACCCTGAGACATGCCGAGGATGCGTACCTCGACCGCACCGGCCCTGGCCAGCCAGCCTTGCAGCAGTTCAACGTTACCGCCTTTCGATACCAGGCTGCTGAACCACAGCACCTGCTCGGCGACCTGCGCGCTTTCGCTGGCCATGCGCTTGAGAAAGGCGGCCTCGCCACCGGGGCACCACAGCTCGGCCGCCTGCCCGCCGAAGTTGAGTACCGGTAACTGGCGTTTGGGGTCGAGCTTGCCGAGGTTGCGCCATTTGCGCATGCTGCCGCTGCTGGCTTCGTCGGCGCTGGCGTGGAAGGGCGGGTTGCACAGGGTCAGGTCGATACGCTCCTCGCTGCCCAGCAGGCCGAGGAAGATATGCTCGGCATTGGCCTGCAGGCGCAGTTCGATACCACTGGCCAGTTGCGAGTTGGCGGTGACGATGGCCCGCGCCGAGGCCAGCGCGGCCGGGGCGATATCGGCGCCGATAAAGTGCCAGGCGTACTCGCAATGGCCGATCAATGGGTAGATGCAGTTGGCCCCGACGCCGATATCCAGCGCGTGTACCCTGGCGCCGCGAGGTATTTGCCCGTCATTGTCGGTCGCCAGCAGATCGGCGAGGTTGTGCAAATAGTCGGCGCGACCGGGAATCGGCGGGCACAGGTAGCCGTCGGGTATGTCCCAGTGACGGATGCCGTAGTACTGCGCCAGCAGCGCGCGATTGAACACCTTGACCGCCGCCGGGTTGGCGAAGTCGATGCTGGGTTTGCCATAGGGGTTGGTGATCACGAACTGGCCCAACTCGGGGCTGGCCTTGATCAGCGCGGGAAAATCGTAACGCCCCTGGTGACGGTTGCGCGGGTGCAACTGGCCCTTGCTCGGAGCAGTCTTTACAGCGGCAGGGGCAGGTTTGCGCGGGCGTTTCGGTGGCTTGGGCATGAACGGGCATCGGCGAGTCGGGCGCGCGATTTTCCCATAGTCGGGCCAGGCACGCACTGCATTCGGGACCAGGGAAGCTGGTGCGCACGGCGCCCCTTACGTTTCTGCTCTTGTAGGCGCCCGCTTGCGGGCGATCAGCGGTTGCGGATGATCGCTGGCAAGCCGGCTCCTACAGCGGGAAAATTATCGGCACCAGCACCACGCTGACGATCATCACCAGCAGGGTAAAGGGCACGCCGACCCGCACGAAGTCACCGAAGCGGTACTGGCCGGGGCCAAGTACCAGGGTGTTGACCGGCGAGGAGATCGGCGTCATGAACGCCGCCGAGGCCGCCAGGGCCACGGTCATGGCGAACGGCAGTGGCGACACATCCAGCGCCTGCGCGGTAGCGATGGCCACCGGGGCCATCAGCACCGCCGTGGCGGTGTTGGAGATGAACAGGCCGATCACCGCGGTCAGCGCGAACAGGCTGGCGAGTATCAGATGCGGCCCGGCATCGCCCAGGCCGCCGACCAGGCCCTGCACGGCCAGCTCGACGCCGCCGGTCTGCTGCAGCGCCTGGGCGAAGGGCAGCATGCCGACGATGAGAATCAGCGTCGGCCAGTGAATGGCGCGGTAGGCGCTGTCCAGATCGATGCAGCGGAATGCCCCCATCAGCAGGCAGGCGATCAGTGCGGCCTGCACATTGGGCACCAGCCCGCTGACCATCAAACCCACCATCACTACCAGGCTCAGCAGCGCATAGGGTGCCTTGCGCGCGGCAGGTGCCACCTCGGCCACTTCCGCTGGTAGGCTGAGCACCAGAAAGTCGCGGCTCAGCCCCTGCAGGCGGTGGATGTCGCGCCAGGCGCCGGCTACCAGCAGGGTGTCGGAGGCCTTGAGTTTCTCGTCCACCAGCACGCCTTCCAGCGCCTGGCCCTGACGGCGCAGACCGACCACGTTGAGCTTGTGCCGCGAGCGAAAACCCAGTTCCTGAATCGTTTTGCCGGGTAGCTGCGACTCCGGCGGCAGTGCCACTTCGGCCAGGCCCAGTTCATGGGCGTGCAGGCTGAAATACGAATGCGGCAGCGGCATGGGCTCCAGGCCCAGCGCCTGGTAGCTGCCGAGCAGGCCGATGGTGGGGCTGGCGATATCCACCAGCAGTACGTCGCCCGGCTCCAGCAGGGTATTGCCGCTGGCCATCAGCAGCAGGGTGCGCAGGCGCTGGCGACGTTCGACGGCGATGACGTTGATGCCATGTTCGCGGCGCAGTTGCAGTTCGTTGAGCACCTGATTGGCCAGGGGCGAGTTGGCGCGCACCTGCAGGCGTCGCTCGCGCTCACCCAGGCGATAGCGCTCGGCCAGATCGGCCAGAGTCAGGTGTGGCGGTTCGTCGTTGCCTCCTGCTTCGCTGCGCACAAGCCAGCGGCGCGCCAGCAGCATGTAGCCGATACCGAGCAGCAGCACGGTGAGGCCGATGGGGGTAAAGGCGAAAAAGTCGAAACCCTCCAGCCCGGCACGGCGCAGTTCGGCATGCACCACCAGGTTGGGCGGGGTGGCCACCAAGGTCAGCATGCCGCTGATCAGCCCGGCGAAGGCCAGCGGCATCATCAGGCGTGCCGGAGCAATGCGCAGGCGGGCGGCGACGCCGAGTACCACCGGGATGAAGATCGCCACCACGCCGGTGGAACTCATCACTGAGCCGAGCCCGGCCACGGCCAGCATCAGCAGAATCAGCAGGCGCGTCTCGCTGCTGCCGGCCTTGGCCACCAGCCAGTCACCCAGGCGATAGGCGATGCCGGTGCGCACCAGGCCGTCGCCGATGACGAACAATGCGGCAATCAGGATGACGTTGGCGTCACTGAAACCGGCCAGGGTCTGTTGCAAGTCGAGTACGCCGGTCAGCGGCAGGGCGACCAGCACCAGCAGGGCGACCACGTCCATGCGCGGTTTGCCGATGACGAAGAGAGTGACGGCGCCGGCCAGCAGGCCGAGCACCCAGAACAGATCCGGATTCATCGTAATTCCCAGGAGATATGGGACGAATTATCTCAGGGATAACCGAGCGTGGTTTTGATCTGCTGCAGGTTGGCGGCAATCCAGCGTTTGTCGATCGGCCCCCAGTCGCGAATCTGGTAGTGACCGGCGTTGTTGCGTTCGCCCTCGTTCTGCTCGAATTGGCAGTCGATATCCAGCTCGGAAAGGGCGGCCAGGGTGTCCTGCGCGGTGCGCCTGGGCATGCCGGTAACGTCCATCAGTGCCGGCACACTGACGGCCTGGCCGCTGTCGATCAGCCAGGCCACGTAGAGGCGACGGTAGAAGCTGGTGCGGGTCTTGCTCGTCTGCATGAGAAGTCCTTATGCGTTGATCCTCGCCACCGAAGCCGGCGAATGGCCTGAGCATATAGCCGCTGGCACCGTTGAGGTAGCCCCGCATGCCAGGCCGTCAGCCAATGCCGAGGCGCCGGGCGTTCGGCGGCGTCACTGCAAATGACTCAAACGGCCGTTTGCACCTTGGGCGGCAGCAGGTAGGCGAGGGCGATGGCCATGACCGGCATGATCAGGTTGAAGAAGCAGTACGGCAGGTAGCTTAGCGTAGCCACGCCGAGAGTCGCGGCCATGTAGGCGCCGCAGGTGTTCCACGGTAC contains the following coding sequences:
- a CDS encoding hydrolase; translation: MLMRAKDSTLLVIDLQERLLPAIDGGAAVVEQATWLVRVAQRLQVPVIATEQYPKGLGYTEPALHELLPGDGLREKIHFSATAGAGLFDLPGGERQQFIVCGTETHVCVLQTVMGLLAAGREVFVVDEAVGSRRPRDKALGLARMERAGAVIVSREMVAFEWLEQAGTELFREVSKGFIR
- the rlmF gene encoding 23S rRNA (adenine(1618)-N(6))-methyltransferase RlmF; its protein translation is MPKPPKRPRKPAPAAVKTAPSKGQLHPRNRHQGRYDFPALIKASPELGQFVITNPYGKPSIDFANPAAVKVFNRALLAQYYGIRHWDIPDGYLCPPIPGRADYLHNLADLLATDNDGQIPRGARVHALDIGVGANCIYPLIGHCEYAWHFIGADIAPAALASARAIVTANSQLASGIELRLQANAEHIFLGLLGSEERIDLTLCNPPFHASADEASSGSMRKWRNLGKLDPKRQLPVLNFGGQAAELWCPGGEAAFLKRMASESAQVAEQVLWFSSLVSKGGNVELLQGWLARAGAVEVRILGMSQGQKQSRLVAWTFKDGQARCAWRDSRWR
- a CDS encoding SLC13 family permease, producing MNPDLFWVLGLLAGAVTLFVIGKPRMDVVALLVLVALPLTGVLDLQQTLAGFSDANVILIAALFVIGDGLVRTGIAYRLGDWLVAKAGSSETRLLILLMLAVAGLGSVMSSTGVVAIFIPVVLGVAARLRIAPARLMMPLAFAGLISGMLTLVATPPNLVVHAELRRAGLEGFDFFAFTPIGLTVLLLGIGYMLLARRWLVRSEAGGNDEPPHLTLADLAERYRLGERERRLQVRANSPLANQVLNELQLRREHGINVIAVERRQRLRTLLLMASGNTLLEPGDVLLVDIASPTIGLLGSYQALGLEPMPLPHSYFSLHAHELGLAEVALPPESQLPGKTIQELGFRSRHKLNVVGLRRQGQALEGVLVDEKLKASDTLLVAGAWRDIHRLQGLSRDFLVLSLPAEVAEVAPAARKAPYALLSLVVMVGLMVSGLVPNVQAALIACLLMGAFRCIDLDSAYRAIHWPTLILIVGMLPFAQALQQTGGVELAVQGLVGGLGDAGPHLILASLFALTAVIGLFISNTATAVLMAPVAIATAQALDVSPLPFAMTVALAASAAFMTPISSPVNTLVLGPGQYRFGDFVRVGVPFTLLVMIVSVVLVPIIFPL
- a CDS encoding winged helix-turn-helix domain-containing protein — translated: MQTSKTRTSFYRRLYVAWLIDSGQAVSVPALMDVTGMPRRTAQDTLAALSELDIDCQFEQNEGERNNAGHYQIRDWGPIDKRWIAANLQQIKTTLGYP